TTCCCCGGCCCATCAATATCGTTCACAGTCAAATGAGTGCACTCATTCACACGAAGGCCACAGGCATAGATCAACAGCAAGGGCACACGATAGCGGTTAAACTTCACATGCGCGAAGAGTCGCCGCAACTCATCCACAGTTAAGACCTCGGGCAAAGTCTCACGATCGCGCGCCTTGATCAGATCCAACGAGGCATACTTCTTGCCCAGCATGCCGCGATAAAAATGCTTCGCTGCGGCTAAGGACTGACGACAACTTTTGGGAGCCCAACCGCCCTTAGAGCGCTTATACACGTAGTATTCGCGCAACTGCTCCTCGTTTACGAGTCGAGGGTCCGACTTAAAATGAGTCCCAATTAGACCCATGTGACGATAGTATCCCTGCTGCGTGCGAAGACGGAAGTCCTGCAACTCTAAATGCTCCGCAAAACGGCGCATTGACTTATAGTCGTGAGAATACTCTACTGGTGATGTTTTTTTTACTAGACATAGGGGCGTCAGCGTGACCGTTGGCGCCCCACTTGTGCAATCACCACTTTTTATAACCTAAGCAATTGCCGCGAAGCGGCTTCGTTCATCAATAAAGGTTCTTGTCGAAGCGAGGAACGAGCCTCGAACTAGAACCATGGTTGAACAAGCCGCTGCGCGCCTGTTGCTATCGACCTTATGCGATTTCTTTTTTTCGCTTTAGTTGAGGTCTAAACTGCAAGTGACCTCGAACTGATCGAAACGGATATTGTTTCACGCATTTCAAGTCAATCGGACGCAATCGAGCCGCGAAGCTAGTCGACTGAACGAGCGTTTTGAGTCGGATCTCGATCAGTCGCACAAGCGGATGCAGCTCGCTCTGGCATTGAGCAAAAGGATTCCTTTGGATCGACTGGAGGCAACGCTCCGTCATGCGGCAACAGCGTTGAAGAAGCGTTCGTTGCGCTCTTGAGGCGGCGCGCGTGCGTGGCGCTTCGTGCGCTGCATCGTATTGCCACAACGTGGACACAGGTAGCCGCCATGCATAGGTGCGGATGGTTCCTCTGGCTTGGGGATGCGTGCGTCTAGCAGCAATTGCAACCATTGCAGCTTAGGTTTTCCCCGTGCATGCAGGAAACCTCGATAGCGGATGCGATGAAAACGCGACGGCAACGCGTGCAACAAGAAGCGACGAATAAACTCCACCCCGCTCACCGTGCGTTGCTCATATTCATTTGTATCACGATTCTTGATACGGATGCGGACCTGGTCGCCTTCGATTGCCAACACACGATTGTCACTGATGACACTGTGCTGGACGTATTGGCCGAGATACTTGACCGCGTTCTCGCCCGATCCAGCAGGATCGACGGAGGCGTTCCAATCCATCTTCAACAGTTGCCAGAACAGGCTCCGGTTGATCAAGCCGTGATCGAATAACTCGTTAACGAACAAAGTGCGAAGGCGTGTTGCCAAAGCTTGAGCGTAAATCAAGAAGTCGGGCCGCTTCAGATGCTTGAGGCGATCATTCTCGGTCAAGCCCACGCCAGGCACGATGTAATGGATGTGCGGATGGTAATGCATCTCCTGCGTCCAGCTCTGAAACACACCAAAGAAACCATTTCTCTCAAAGCCTGTGCGTTTCGGATCGGCCAGCAACTCACGTAATGCCTGCGAGCTGCACTTGAAGAACAACTCCATGGCCAAGCGGTTGCCCAGCATTACCGCGCGAAGCTGCTCAGGCAGCGTGAAGGTCACCATGAAGTAAGGCACTGGCAGTAGCTTGCCCATCTGC
The window above is part of the Lentimonas sp. CC4 genome. Proteins encoded here:
- a CDS encoding transposase, which gives rise to MSACGQTICLHPPVKRSLSVMDVIERFIELYWARYGDSITVEQRKALQAILLCRTAAMGGHRYACSCGQSHHAFHSCNHRLCPQCGAADTAQWVRKQMGKLLPVPYFMVTFTLPEQLRAVMLGNRLAMELFFKCSSQALRELLADPKRTGFERNGFFGVFQSWTQEMHYHPHIHYIVPGVGLTENDRLKHLKRPDFLIYAQALATRLRTLFVNELFDHGLINRSLFWQLLKMDWNASVDPAGSGENAVKYLGQYVQHSVISDNRVLAIEGDQVRIRIKNRDTNEYEQRTVSGVEFIRRFLLHALPSRFHRIRYRGFLHARGKPKLQWLQLLLDARIPKPEEPSAPMHGGYLCPRCGNTMQRTKRHARAPPQERNERFFNAVAA